The genome window ATTTTTGAATCGCACTTCCCTGGTGATGCATCAGCTAAATGTGTACCTCATGGTAAGTCGGTAGCGTGTTCGACTCCTGAAGCACTTGCATGGGACGCATCGTTCCAAAACAATGCTGATCCATCAGGTCGTGCTGCTGGCGTTCATAACGACGCATATGCAAGCAAAGGTTAATACTCTTTGTTTAGCGAAGCGTAAGCCTAAATGGCTTACGCTTCGCTTTATAGAGCTCATTTCCACCGAATCTGTTTTTTATAGCCCTGCACATAACTTAAAAGGCTCAAGTGCTTTAATTGTTATTTATAAAAATGGGTTAACTTCAAAAACAATGCAATATATTGCATCACAATCAACTTACCCTGCTACCGTATTTTTAAATCAAAATGAGATAACTAAACGCCATTGTAAAATTCGCTGGTTTAATCAAACGAGTGAAATTAAACGCTGTGGACATGGTACTTTAGCAGCCGCTAATTTTTTAATAGACCATTTTGGTTATTGTCCTGAAGTATTTACTTCAATGAGTAATGAGCGCTTTACTATAAGAGTAAAAAAACAACGCGCTCAACTGTTACTAAAAAGCATAGAGCCTAAAAAAAGCGAGTTAGCTGAAGGTGAGTTAAAAAGTGTGTTTTCAGTAGCAATAAAAGCAGCCTACACTACCGCTGATAAAAACGGTTATACGGTTGTATTATTTAATAAAGAATTTATTAAAGAATTCGATAAATCAGTTAAAAAAGACGATTTAAAAAGCGTACACGTTGATTTTAAAGCTTTGTGTGCACTCCACAAAAATGCAGTAATTGCCCTTAGTATAAAAAATAAAGACAAAAAAAATGCCATAGCGCATTTTAGATACTTTGCACCCCAGTTTGGTGTAAATGAAGACAGTGCTACAGGCTCTGCGGTATCTGTTATTGCCCCCCTGCTATTTAGACTACACGGTTTAAATAAAGCTATGCTTGTACAGCAGTCAAATAGTGGCGCATTGCTAAACTATGAGTTTAACAATGCTAAAGTTGTCATTTACTAAACATAACTTAAGTAATGCTTAAAGCGGTCTTAATAAACACAGGGCAAAATAGTTACTATCGTCTTGCCATGTTTGCTCTAACTTTAAATTAGCTTGCGCTGCAAGCTGCTTAAACGACTCAAGCGTGTACTTATGAGAGTTTTCTGTATGGATACTTTCGCCTTCTATAAAGTCTATTTGCTGATCATTTATAATCACGCTTTGAGTACGATTACTTACTAAATGCATTTCGATACGGCTATGTTGCTCGTTAAAGCGTGACTCGTGGCTAAAGTTATCTATATTAAATGTGCCGTTTAGCTCGTTATTAATACGTTGTAGTAAATTTTTATTAAAAGCAGCGGTAACTCCCGCTTTATCGTTATATGCATCAAGTAACACTTGGCGCTCTTTTACTAAATCAACCCCAATTAATACATAACCATTTACACCGCATAAGCGATGGAAATTATTCATAATTTCTATGGCTTTAACTGGGGCAAAATTACCAAGAGTAGAGCCCGGAAAGTACACCAAATTAGTTTGACTGTCTAAAGCGGTGTCTTTGGTTAGCTGTTTGACCATTTGGCTATGTGTAAAGTCTCCTAATAATGGCGAAATTGCCAAATCTGGAAATAACGGCGACAAATGTGCAAGTGAATAACTGAGCATCTCCTCAGATATTTCAAACGGTACAAAGGTTTTAACGTTTGCCATATGCGCTAATAAATAGGCTACCTTTTTACCCGAGCCACAGCCGGGCTCTATAATAGAGAGGTTTTCAGGTAGCATTTGAGCAATCGACTTTGAGTGTTGCTCTAATATAGAAAGCTCAGTACGTGTAACATAATACTCTTGTAAGGTTGTTATTTGCTCAAATAATGCAGCACCTTTATCATCATAAAAATATTTACACGGAAGCGTTTTTTGTTGTTGAGTTAATCCGCTTATCACGTCGTTTAGAAATTCAGTGTCGGTTATGTTGCTTTGCTTAATCGCTGTTACTTGGCTCATACTATATCCTTAGCTAGTCTTATCCCGCTGCACATCCACGCTTGATGCGGGTAATAAAAATTACGGTATGTTTGTCGTAAATGGTTTTGAGGGGTAAACACACACCCACCACGTAACACCATTTGGTTATTCATAAATTTACCATTGTATTCCCCTGCTATTCCTTCAATAGGCTTAAAACCGGGGTATGGTAAATATGCACTGTTCGTCCATTGCCAACACGAATCAGTTAACTGATTTATTTCAGTATCACTCTTTGCTTGCTGAGGTGTTAGGTAGTGATTATTAATCTCTGTTGAAGGTGTATTTTTAGCTGCATATTCCCATTCGAACTCTGTAGGCAAGCGAGCCTTTACAAAATTAGCATAGGCACTGGCCTCAAAATAACTAACATGACAGATCGGGGCATTTAAATTGAGAGGCTCTAATCCATAGTGTGTAAACTCAAACCACTCGTTATCTATACAATGCCAATATAATGGTTGCGTTAGAGCGTTGTTTTGTATATTTGCCCAACCGTCACTTAACCAATACTGTGGATTTCTGTATCCACCTGCATTTATAAAGTCTAAATATTCACCATTGGTGACCAACCTATTAGCAAAGTTAAATGAATGAATTAATACTTGGTGTTTGGGGCGCTCGTTATCATATGCAAATTCATCGTCGGCATTTGTACCTATATTAATAATGCCTTGCTCAAAATTTATAAAATTGAGAGGCTTAATATCTGCTGATTTGTTTTGGCTGTTTAAAGGCGATGTTTTATATTGCGGAAATAACGGATTTACTGAAAAGTTATATTTGATGTCCATAAGCATTAGTTCTTGATGCTGTTGCTCGTGGTGTAACCCAAGTTCAATAATATCTTTAATTTGTGGACTAACTTCAGTTTTAAGTAATTCAACCACACAGCTATCTACATGCTCTCTATAAGCTAAAACTTCATCTAAACTAGGTCTAGATAAACTACCTCGGTTTGCCCGTTTAAATTGCTCTCCAATCCCATTGTAGTAAGAATTAAAAAGCATTCTATAGTGAGAGTTAAACACAGTGTACTGTTTACAGTAAACACTAAGTAAAAACGTTTCAAAAAACCACGTGGTGTGCGCTAAATGCCATTTGCTTGGGCTGGCATCTGCCATAGCTTGTAATTGGCAATCTTCTACAGTGAGTGGTTCAATAATAGCCAGGCTTTCGCCTCTAACGCTGTAAAAGCGTTTAACAAGTTCGTTTTGATTGGTATTGTTTAAAGCGCATTCACGCATAATAGTATTAATCCTTTGCCTATCTATTTATAAAATATAGCTTAGTGTTGTGTTAAATCATATTCATATTACAACTTGATTAAAGATGCTTATCAGCTTATAAATTTATACTAGCCCTGAAGGGAAATTTGCTCTTTACTGCTCAGCTTTTAATTATTCTCACGTGTATGTAAGCATGTAGAATAACGCAGATTTGAAACAGCACCGTTAGGTTACAAACTTAGGATCGATTAAATCGCTCCTAAATAGAACAAATTTCAATCCTAAAAGGTCAACAAGCCCTAGTATTTAAGCATTAATTAAGTTGCTTAAAAGTGATCTTTTTTTACTTAACTAAGTAAATTAATACTTTTAATAGCAAACTAAATTTTAACGTTCACTGAATTTACAATTTTAGGGCTTTTTAAATAAAAGAATCATGAATTTGGCTATATAAACAGCGTTTTAAATGCAAATTCATTTACATTTAATATTTAACTCATACACTACTAGCTGTATGATCACTCTTCAAATTAGTTAGTCTTCAAATAATTATGGTATTACATTTACTTAATATTTAAAGGCTAATGTAATTCGATATGACGCCGAATTTATTTTGGCTTGTTAGGACAACTAAAGAGGTATTGCATGAAGGAAAATCATGACAAATATAGTATTGACAGTACAGACTACACTGTAGGTCAAGACAACGTACAAAAATGGGGGCTTGATATACATAACTCTGTTTTCGGCATAAGTGCCGGACTGATTGTCATTTTTTTAATCGCCATTCTTGTTACCGATCCACAAACGGCTAAATCTGCTCTTGATGGTATAAAAACAGATATTATCAATAACTTTGACGCCTTATTTATGTGGGCTGCTAATTTTTTCGTTGTTTTTTGTTTAGCGCTTATTGTTTCACCTTACGGTAACATTCGTTTAGGTGGTGATGATGCTAAACCGACTCATTCACGTATCTCATGGTTAGCTATGTTATTTGCTGCGGGAATGGGTATTGGCTTAATGTTTTGGGGCGTTGCTGAACCACTTGCTTATTATACAGGCTGGTTTGAAACACCACTGAATGTAACACCTAATACACCCGAGGCGGCAAAAGTAGCAATGGGTGCGACTATGTTTCACTGGGGCCTTCACCCTTGGGCTATTTATGCCGTTGTAGGGCTTTCGCTTGCATTTTTTACTTATAATAAAGGCTTGCCACTGTCTATTCGTTCTATCTTTTATCCTATTTTAGGTGATAGAGCATGGGGCTGGCCAGGTCACCTTATCGATATTTTAGCCGTGCTTGCAACCCTGTTTGGTCTTGCTACTTCTTTAGGACTTGGGGCACAGCAAGCTTCTGCAGGTATAGACCATGTATTTGGTACCTCAGGCGGAGTTGGTTCACAAATTTTAGTCATTATAGGTGTTTCACTTTTAGCTATTGTTTCAGTAATTCGAGGGATTGATGGCGGCGTTAAAGTACTTAGTAATGCCAATATGCTAATCGCCTTAGTTTTGCTTATCTTTGTTTTTTTAGTAGGCTTTGCTGTTTCTGTAGGTAATATCCCAACTACTGTTATGGGGTATATAGAAAATATTATTCCACTAAGTAATCCTCATGGTCGTGAAGATGAAACTTGGATGCACGGGTGGACTGTATCTTATTGGGCATGGTGGATTTCTTGGTCACCGTTCGTAGGTATGTTTATCGCGCGTGTATCACGTGGTCGTACAATTCGTGAATTCTTAATTGCGGTATTGCTTGTTCCTACTGCTGTTACTATTTTATGGATGTCTATATACGGCGGAATTGCAATTGATCAAGTAATCAACGGTGTAGGTGAACTAGGTGCTAACGGCCTAACTGAAGTACCTTTAGCTATGTTCCAAATGTTTGATGCATTACCTATGGCGAACATTTTATCATTTGTAGCAATTATTTTAGTATTGGTTTTCTTTATTACTTCATCGGACTCTGGTTCTTTGGTAATTGATTCAATCACTGCCGGTGGCAAAATTGATGCTCCAGTACCACAGCGTATTTTTTGGGCTGTGACTCAAGGTGCAGTAGCCGCTGCATTACTTTGGATAGGCGGGACTGAAGCGATTCAAGCACTTCAAGCTGGCTCTGTATCAGCAGGATTACCTTTCACTATTGTATTGTTATTTATGTGTTTAAGCTTAGTTTTAGGTTTACGAACTGAGCCTCGCTCAATTAAATAATACTTTGAGTAAGTAACACTTTTACTTAGTAACAAAAGCGCCGCAATTTTTGCGGCGTTTTTTTGTTTAACTATTTAAAATCATACCAATTCGCTTAATAAAGTGATCTATTTTGTGGCAGGAAAATCGTGTCGATAGTAAGGCAAAAATTTCGTTATTTAGTTATTCTAAATGAGAAATTTTTAACGCAGCTAGCGTCAGGTTTAACTCTAAAAACGATTAAAGTATCATTGCGTATTGGTATTATACCCACAACTCTGAAATTGGAGTATCTACACGGTAATGATGACTCAGTTGCGCTTGTAGAAGCTCGGCTGTAGCAAGCGCATCCGTTAAAGCATTATGGTTATTATATGGAGGTAATGAGTAACGCTCGCGGCAATCTGTTAATCTGAGCGATCCTAGTTTTGTGTTAAACAATCGACCTAATACTCCCTGCCTTGCTTTTAGTGCTCTTTTTTCTAGCTCCATTGTATCAACAAGTGCAAACTCAATACCTTCTTTAAGCCTAAGTAATAACGCATTATTTAAAAAATGGCGCTCTATTGCGGCGTAATGCACTACGACAACCTTACCACTTAGCGCTTCGAGTAAAGGTTCAATGATTCGATTAAAATCAGGAGCGTCGTCTACCTCAGAGTGCGTTATTCCATGAATTAAAATAGATTCTTCATGTAAGTTACGTCTTGGTTGAACAACCCAATGTCGACTGTGCTTACAATAAATACGCCTTAAATTAAAGGGTACTAACCCAACACTCACTATATCATCGTCTTGGCTATTTAAACCTGTAGTTTCAAAGTCCATTGCTACAAAAGGCACATCTTCTACAGCGGCTTTATCTTGGTTATAAGCACCTGCATAAAAGTGTTTTAGAAGTTTATTTTCGGTGTTGTTGGCAAGCTCGTTGTATCTAGTTTGCCAATCAACTGCTTTGTAATTACGCGGATTCATAGGCTACTTCACACCAGAATTTGCTGTGTAGCTAAATTTTAAATAGCTTTGTGCTTTTTCTAAAATAGCGAATGCCTCTTTCAAGTTTCGCTGTTCAAAAGGAGACAGTAAATGTGGGTCTAAGTCGTTATCAGGCTCTTCGCCCTTCTCTATTTGCCACGCTTGATGGCGAATTCGCATCATGGCAATATACTCAAGTGAATCACGTAAATCTTGCGCTTTACCCTGCGGTAATAGCTTAGCTTCAATAATATCTTCTAATCGCTCAAACGAGTTTTGTTTACGCGAACCAATAGCTAATGCGTGTACACGTATAACATCAGAAAGTGGTGCAGTACCTCTTCGTTTTAAGTTCATTGAACGCTTATGTTGGCCGTTATGCTCCATAACAAAGCCTTTAAAAAAGCCAAGAGGTGGTGTCCTATTTCGAGCATTTGCCGCCATATTTGCTAGAAATATACGATTCACTTTACTTTGTTTCGCTATAAATATTTTAAGCTCGTCGGCCCACTTGGTTTTGCCCCACACACCGTCTAAATCAAAAAATATAGAACTATTAAGCAGTGCTTGTGGTTTTGGCTGGGCTATCCAATCAGCAAATTGATCGAACCACTCTGAGCGAGTTTTACGCCATTTTTTAAACGACGCCATTATTTCGCCATCACAATAAGTGTAACCACACTGCGCTAAGCCATCACACACAAAATCGGCAATATTTTGAAAGTACGCGTTATGTTTTTCATCATCGTAACTGTCATCTAAAATTAGTGCGTTATCTTGATCAGTTACAATAAGTTGCTCGTCGCGAGCCATGGAGCCCAGTGCAATAAAACAATAAGGAACGGGAGGTGGACCAAACTTTTCCTCAGCTAATACCAGTAATCTTTGTTTAAATGTACGTCCGATAACGGCCATGGCAGTACCAATCATGTGTGAATTTGCATCTTCGTTAACCATACGGACAAATACATTGGGTAATTGGCGTGCATAATGCGCTAAATCCTCAATTGTTTGTTGAGCAAGTATGCCGCGTACAAGTAATAAGCTGCTTTGCGATTCGTAACGTAAAATATCAGAGAGGGAGATAACTCCTATAGGACGTCTTTTTTGTACTACGGGTAAATGATGGAGATTATCTCTGAGCATGGCCAGTACCGCTTCAAAAATATAGTCATTAGCATCTAAAAGCACTAAGTTAGTAGACATAATCTCTTTTGCTTGTGTGTTAAAATCAAGCCCTTTAGCCACTACTTTTGAGCGTAAATCCCTATCGGTTATTATGCCAACGACTTGTCCATCATCTTCCTCAGGATCGTCGTTTATTGGTTTATTTACATCGGTTACCAAAACTGACGATACCGCCTCTTCGGTCATTAATTTAGCGATATCTTGTATTGTAGATGTTGCATCTACGGTGACTACATCTCTGTGAATTAATGATTTTACTTTAGCTGTTGTAAGGTCATTGCCATCAGCTTGTTCAACAATAGCTTGATGTAAACGCACGTTACCATCTGTTTCAAAGTAATCAGCAAACGCATCAAACTCATCACAGTAACGATTAAATAGCTCAACATTTATACAATAAACTAACGTGTCTTCAAGAGCAGTTGCAGGAAAACGCACTTTACGGTTCATCAATAAACCCATTTGACCAAATATTCCTGCAATGGCCAAACGATTGTATAGCTCACCATTTCGGCGATACATTTCTACAGAACCACTTCTAATCACATACAAATCAGATATGTCTTGTCCAAAACTTAAAATGTCTGTTTTTGCTCTAAAATAAGCAACTTCTACTTGTTGAGCTAGCTCATTAAGCGCTTTTTGAGGTAAGTCATCAAAAGGAGGATGTTGTGCTAAAAATTGTGCGATTTCAACTTGTTCGGCTTGCATAAATCCCTTCCTGTATGCGCATTAAAATGACTAAATATGTTTTGCAGATTAACACTATCATCGGAGTGTGAAAACAATTACTGCACAATTTTGGGCACAAAAAAAGAGCCTAAATAGACTCTTTAAATGTAATACTTATTGTAAAAATTTATTTACCACGCTGAGCGTCTTTTTGGGCTTTTTTGGCTTCTTTACGTTGCTGTAAAACAGCTTGTGCCTCATTACCAATATGACCTTCACCACGGGCTTGCGCTAATTCTATTTGCTTTTGGCGCTCCGCAAAACGTGTCCGTTGCTCGTCTGTCACTTCTTCAATACAATGATGACAAGATACACCTTCCATGTATTCAGGCTTTAACTTTTCGTCTTCTGTAATTGGCATACGGCACGCGTGGCATTGATCATAAGAGCCCTTTTGTAAGTCGTGATCAACCGCAACGCGATTATCAAATACAAAGCACTCGCCTTCCCACATTGTTTCTTCTTTTGGCACTTCTTCTAGATATTTTAAAATGCCGCCTTCAAGATGATAAACTTCATCAAAACCTTGCTCTTTCATGTAGGCCGTCGATTTTTCGCAGCGGATACCACCTGTACAAAACATCGCTACTTTTTTATGTTTTTCAGGGTCTAAGTTTTCTTTAGCCCACTGTGGAAATTCGCGAAAAGTTTTAGTATTTGGATCGACGGCATTTTGAAATGTACCAATTTCAATTTCGTAATCATTACGTGTATCAATTAAAATTACTTCTGGGTCAGATATAAGTGCGTTCCACTCATTTGGCTTTACATAGCTACCCACAACTTTAAGCGGATCTACGCCTTCAACGCCCATCGTTACAATTTCTTTTTTTAGTTTTACTTTAGTGCGGTAAAACGGGCATTCATCATCGTAAGATTCTTTTGTTACGATGTTTTTTAAATTTGGTTGCTCATCAAGCCATGCTAATAAGTTGTCTATCCCTTCACGTTTTGCAGAAACAGTTCCGTTTATACCTTCGGCAGCGAGTAGTAAAGTACCGCGTACTTCATTTGCTTCCATCACTTCAAGCAACGGCTTACGGATAGCTTCAAATTCAGGTAAACCAACAAATTTATACAGCGCACATACTACAAAGTGATCGCCCGTTACATTATCTTTATGAACAACAGTCATTATATTTCCTATTTTGCCTTATTAGCCAGTATTGGCGTTTACCGAATCGTAAATCCGGCGCATATGGGGCGCGTATTTTACGCTTTTTTAGTTTAATTGCAAAAAATAGCGCTATAGATTGGTTTTTACTGTTAGCGACCTATCTGTGTAAGCTATAATGCGCTGATAAATTTATAGACTTAATTTGCTCATTTTGGAGAAACACACATTGCAGTTTACTGATCTTGGGATTGATACACGCCTTGAAACACAACTAGCACATCAAGGGATCACCCAGCCCACCGATATTCAAGCGCATGCAGTGCCTACCGCACTTGCAGGGCATGACATTTTCGCTCAGTCTAAAACTGGGTCGGGCAAAACCTTGGCGTTTTTATTACCTGCTGTACAAAGGGTTATGAAACAAAAAGCACTCAGTAAACGCGATCCTCGTGTACTTATTGTTGCTCCTACTCGTGAGCTTGCTACGCAAGTATTTACTCAGCTGCGTTTATTAATTGCAGGCACAGCTATTAAGGCCGTAAAAATACTTGGTGGCGAAAACTTTAATGACCAAATAAAAGCACTTAGAAACGACCCACAATTCGTAGTTGCTACACCAGGGCGTTTAGCTGATCACATTACAAAACGTTCATTACAATTGAGTGGACTAGAACTGCTTATTTTTGATGAAGCCGATCGTATTTTAGATTTAGGCTTTACCGAGCAGTTAAAAATGATTAACGAGCAAGCTAATCACCGTTTACGTCAAACGTTATTGTTTTCTGCAACACTTGACCATGCACAAGTAGATGCTCTATCACGTAACCTATTAAAAAAACCAAAGCAAATTACGCTAAGTGCAGCGAACGAGCAACATAGCGATATTAAACAAACTTTATATCTAGCCGATCACCTTGATCATAAAGAAGCGCTATTAGAGCACTTTTTGAATCAAGATGATGTTGGTCAATGCATTATCTTCACAGCAACACGTTCTGACACGAGTCGCTTGAGTGAAGCGCTTAATGCTAAAGGCTTCAAGTCTGTAGCGCTTGCTGGTGATTTAACACAAAATAAACGTTTAGATATAATGGATTCGTTTAGTCGCGAAAACTTTAAAATATTAATCACCACCGATGTTGCATCTCGTGGTTTAGATTTACTAAGTGTAACGCATGTTATTAACTTTGATTTACCAAAACACGCTGAAGAGTATGTACACCGCATAGGTCGTACAGGACGAGCTGGCTTTAAAGGTAACGCAATTTCATTAGTTGGCCCAAAAGATTGGGCAAGTTACTTAGCTATTAAAGCATTTTTAAATGATGAGTTAAAATTTGCGAGCGTAGAGGGCTTAAAAGCTAAGTTTAAAGGTTTAAAAGAGAAAAAGCCTGAGGCAACGTGGGATAAATCTAAAGAAAAATCCGCCGCTGTTAAAAAGCCTGTATTTAAACGCAAAGCCAAACCTAAAAAGCCAACAGCACCAATTAAAGCACCAATGAACATTGATGGCGATACACCAATGCGCCGTAAAAAAAAGACTGAGCAGGAATAATTATGAGTTACCTAGGAACCACACAAACATTATTTGTAAAAGAAGTGAGTAACGAAGGTGCTTACTTAGATGGTCATGATTTAGGTGAAGTGTTTTTACCAAAACAAGAAATTAAACATGAGCTTGAAGCGGGCGATAGCATTAGTGTATTTATCTTTTTAGACAACGCTAACTTAGCAACTGCCACAACTAAAAAGCCACACGCACAAGTAGGTGAATATGCCCTGCTTCGCGTTAAAGAAATTAATAGTATTGGTGCATTTTTAGATTGGGGTCTTGAGAAAGATGTACTAACCCCTTTTAACGAACAAAAACCACGCATGCAAGAAGGTCACTCATATTTAGTTCGTTTGTACCTTGATAATGCAAGCCAACGTATTTGTGCATCAAACAACTTTAATCGCTTCCTATCTAAAGATGAGCCGCAATATACTCACTTACAAGAAGTGGATTTAATTGTTGCTGGCAAAACAGATATTGGCTACAAGGTATTAATTGAAGAATCGCATTTCGGTGTTGTTTTTTATAATATGGTATTTAAAAGCTTATTTGTGGGTCAAAAGCTTAAAGGCTTCATTCAGAAAGTACGTGAAGATGGAAAAATTGATGTTGTATTAGAAAAACCAGGTATGGGAAAAGTAACTGACCTTGGTGAAACTATTATGCAAAAACTAAAAAATGAAGGTGGTGTTATCCCATTAGGTGATAAATCTGAACCTGAAGCAATAAAAAAGATGTTTTCTACTAGTAAAGCTAACTATAAAAAAGCAATTGGTGGATTATTCAAACAAGAGTTGATAGATATTGAAGCGAAATCCATTCGCTTAAAATCTTAATTATAAATAATAGGCTGTAATTACTAATATTATCTGTTTGTAATTAACCTAAAATATACTTATAAGGCAATGTACATTGCGTATATTGCCTTGAATAATCAAGCACTTCACCTTTTGACTCTAGGTTAAGCGGTGCCAAACGAAAAACCTTCTTTTCGCATTCTATTTTTTTATCATCAAGCTTAGATATGCAATCAGTTACTGTTATATGCTGAGATGTAAGTGTATCCTCATTTTTGTAACACAGGTGGTGTGCATAATCTTGCATTGTTTGTTTAAAATCGAACATATTGACAGGGTAATTCGTGATTATATCTGTTACTGATGTAACATCATCATATGCTTTATTAGAAAAAAGATTTTTATTTACTGAAAAACCCGCAACAATGATAATTATAAAACCTAATAATAACTTCAAAACAAACCCCTACTACATTTTAATCCTAATAATGTAACATAAAATACACATGAGGTAAGGGCTTTTAGCACTATATTGCTGCTTTTTGTTAAATTATGCTATAGATCTATTAACATCACTAAGCACTTTTACGGGATCATCCGCCTGAGTAATAGGTCGTCCTATAACTAAATAATCACTTCCTGCATCTATTGCTTGCTTAGGAGTCATAATACGCTTTTGATCGCCGGCATCACTGCCTTCAGGACGTATACCTGGTGTTACAAGTTTAAAGTTCTCACCTAACTCTGCTTTTAAAGCTTTTGCTTCTTGTGCAGAACACACAACACCATCAAGCCCTGCTTCCTTTGCAAGCTTAGCTAAATATATAACTTGCTCTTGAGCAGATTTATCAACGCCTAAACGCTTTAGTTCTGTTTCATCCATGCTTGTTAATACAGTAACCGCGATAAGTAATGGTGCTTTATCGCCAAATTGTTCTAGAGCCGATTTAGCTTTGCTCATCATTTCAAAACCACCAGAAGCATGAACGTTTACCATCCACACACCCATTTTCGCAGCTGCAGTAACAGCTTTAGCTACTGTATTAGGGATGTCATGAAATTTTAAATCTAGAAAAACATCAAAACCTAAATCAATTAACTCTTTAACAAATGCAGGTCCAAAATAAGTAAACATCTCTTTGCCTACTTTAAGACGACATGTATCAGGAGAAAGTTGTTTAACAAAGTTTAAAGCAACCTCTTGATCATCGTAATCTAATGCTATAAGAATTTTTTTTGAGTGTTCGAAAGACATGACTATCCTAATGTATGGCTATAATACCAATCCGCAATAATACTTAATCAATTTGAGGACCAAATCTGACGCTAACTGCGTTAAAAATTTCTTATATAGAACAATAATATTACGAAATTTTTTGCCTTGTTATCGACACAATTTTCTTACCTCAAAACAGACCACTTAATTAAGCGAATTGATATAAAGTAATTGTATAAGTAGATTTAATGCAATAGTGCTAGCTGGTAATTTGAGAGAAGGTGTAGAGGAATTTATATAGACACAACATCAAAAAATTCCAACCCAGTAAACTCTCAGTTTAATTTGCTAAAATTATCATAGTTAAATCCGATATTATTTAAGGGGTTATTAAAATCCGTCTAAGCCTCGACTTGGAACAATGGTTTCCCAATGCTTACAAGAAGGGCAATTCCAATATATGGTGTAGCTTGTAAAACCGCAATGCTGACATTGGAAATCAGGTTTTGTAGCAATATAAGAGGTTACAAGCTTATCAATTTCATTAAGTACTTCTTTAGTATTTTTATTTTGGTCACCCATTAATTGCAGTAGAAAACTGAAACCACGAATAGTAGGTTGACGTTTTAAGCTATCAGTTAGAAATTCAAAGGCTTGTTTAGTGTGTCCTTGCTCAAGCAGTGCCTGGCAATGTTTTATTTTAATTAATACACCGCCCTTTTCTAACAAGTCACTGACTAACTCATGAAATTGAT of Pseudoalteromonas arctica A 37-1-2 contains these proteins:
- a CDS encoding DEAD/DEAH box helicase, whose translation is MQFTDLGIDTRLETQLAHQGITQPTDIQAHAVPTALAGHDIFAQSKTGSGKTLAFLLPAVQRVMKQKALSKRDPRVLIVAPTRELATQVFTQLRLLIAGTAIKAVKILGGENFNDQIKALRNDPQFVVATPGRLADHITKRSLQLSGLELLIFDEADRILDLGFTEQLKMINEQANHRLRQTLLFSATLDHAQVDALSRNLLKKPKQITLSAANEQHSDIKQTLYLADHLDHKEALLEHFLNQDDVGQCIIFTATRSDTSRLSEALNAKGFKSVALAGDLTQNKRLDIMDSFSRENFKILITTDVASRGLDLLSVTHVINFDLPKHAEEYVHRIGRTGRAGFKGNAISLVGPKDWASYLAIKAFLNDELKFASVEGLKAKFKGLKEKKPEATWDKSKEKSAAVKKPVFKRKAKPKKPTAPIKAPMNIDGDTPMRRKKKTEQE
- a CDS encoding DUF294 nucleotidyltransferase-like domain-containing protein — its product is MQAEQVEIAQFLAQHPPFDDLPQKALNELAQQVEVAYFRAKTDILSFGQDISDLYVIRSGSVEMYRRNGELYNRLAIAGIFGQMGLLMNRKVRFPATALEDTLVYCINVELFNRYCDEFDAFADYFETDGNVRLHQAIVEQADGNDLTTAKVKSLIHRDVVTVDATSTIQDIAKLMTEEAVSSVLVTDVNKPINDDPEEDDGQVVGIITDRDLRSKVVAKGLDFNTQAKEIMSTNLVLLDANDYIFEAVLAMLRDNLHHLPVVQKRRPIGVISLSDILRYESQSSLLLVRGILAQQTIEDLAHYARQLPNVFVRMVNEDANSHMIGTAMAVIGRTFKQRLLVLAEEKFGPPPVPYCFIALGSMARDEQLIVTDQDNALILDDSYDDEKHNAYFQNIADFVCDGLAQCGYTYCDGEIMASFKKWRKTRSEWFDQFADWIAQPKPQALLNSSIFFDLDGVWGKTKWADELKIFIAKQSKVNRIFLANMAANARNRTPPLGFFKGFVMEHNGQHKRSMNLKRRGTAPLSDVIRVHALAIGSRKQNSFERLEDIIEAKLLPQGKAQDLRDSLEYIAMMRIRHQAWQIEKGEEPDNDLDPHLLSPFEQRNLKEAFAILEKAQSYLKFSYTANSGVK
- the trhO gene encoding oxygen-dependent tRNA uridine(34) hydroxylase TrhO, with product MTVVHKDNVTGDHFVVCALYKFVGLPEFEAIRKPLLEVMEANEVRGTLLLAAEGINGTVSAKREGIDNLLAWLDEQPNLKNIVTKESYDDECPFYRTKVKLKKEIVTMGVEGVDPLKVVGSYVKPNEWNALISDPEVILIDTRNDYEIEIGTFQNAVDPNTKTFREFPQWAKENLDPEKHKKVAMFCTGGIRCEKSTAYMKEQGFDEVYHLEGGILKYLEEVPKEETMWEGECFVFDNRVAVDHDLQKGSYDQCHACRMPITEDEKLKPEYMEGVSCHHCIEEVTDEQRTRFAERQKQIELAQARGEGHIGNEAQAVLQQRKEAKKAQKDAQRGK
- a CDS encoding CvfB family protein — encoded protein: MSYLGTTQTLFVKEVSNEGAYLDGHDLGEVFLPKQEIKHELEAGDSISVFIFLDNANLATATTKKPHAQVGEYALLRVKEINSIGAFLDWGLEKDVLTPFNEQKPRMQEGHSYLVRLYLDNASQRICASNNFNRFLSKDEPQYTHLQEVDLIVAGKTDIGYKVLIEESHFGVVFYNMVFKSLFVGQKLKGFIQKVREDGKIDVVLEKPGMGKVTDLGETIMQKLKNEGGVIPLGDKSEPEAIKKMFSTSKANYKKAIGGLFKQELIDIEAKSIRLKS
- the pyrF gene encoding orotidine-5'-phosphate decarboxylase — protein: MSFEHSKKILIALDYDDQEVALNFVKQLSPDTCRLKVGKEMFTYFGPAFVKELIDLGFDVFLDLKFHDIPNTVAKAVTAAAKMGVWMVNVHASGGFEMMSKAKSALEQFGDKAPLLIAVTVLTSMDETELKRLGVDKSAQEQVIYLAKLAKEAGLDGVVCSAQEAKALKAELGENFKLVTPGIRPEGSDAGDQKRIMTPKQAIDAGSDYLVIGRPITQADDPVKVLSDVNRSIA